The Chryseobacterium geocarposphaerae genome window below encodes:
- the radC gene encoding RadC family protein gives MSIKFLAEDDRPREKFLSKGKNSLSDSELLAIIMGSGNKDETAVELARKILASVNNNWHQLSLLSLKDLMKFKGIGEVKAISIVTALEIGRRRAEQQLPEKRIISGSNDAYLILKNHLSDLRTEEFWAIFLNQSNKVIHLTQLTQGGINQSIVDIRILFRTALDHYSTGIIIAHNHPSGNLKPSTDDLDITQKIKEAGNMLSIQLLDHLIITQNSYLSFSDEGLL, from the coding sequence ATGTCTATTAAATTTCTTGCTGAGGACGACAGACCACGTGAAAAGTTTTTATCAAAAGGTAAGAACTCGCTTTCTGATTCAGAATTATTAGCCATTATTATGGGAAGTGGAAATAAAGATGAAACAGCAGTTGAATTAGCCAGAAAAATATTAGCATCCGTTAATAATAACTGGCATCAGCTAAGTTTACTTTCTTTAAAAGATTTAATGAAATTTAAAGGAATTGGAGAAGTTAAAGCCATTTCTATAGTAACCGCTTTGGAAATCGGAAGACGACGAGCCGAACAGCAGCTTCCTGAAAAACGTATAATTTCAGGAAGTAACGATGCATATCTTATTTTAAAAAATCACTTATCAGATCTGAGAACTGAAGAATTTTGGGCCATATTTCTGAATCAAAGCAATAAAGTTATTCATCTTACACAGTTGACACAAGGAGGAATAAACCAGTCTATCGTAGATATAAGAATTTTATTCAGAACGGCTCTTGATCATTATTCCACTGGAATAATCATTGCTCATAATCATCCTTCAGGAAACTTAAAACCCAGTACAGATGATCTTGATATCACACAAAAAATAAAAGAAGCTGGAAATATGTTAAGTATTCAGTTACTGGATCATTTAATTATTACACAAAATTCATATCTAAGTTTTTCAGACGAAGGATTACTATGA
- a CDS encoding murein L,D-transpeptidase catalytic domain-containing protein: protein MMKPFIFLFFLIISCSKFESQASHAIDYLPKSRILEIKNYIKGKDYNQDLAVFINFKIHSGKYRYFVYDLKNDKVLQKAIVAHGDGSVIKNSQSLQFSNTDGSHQSSLGKYEIKESYTGKFGKAYRLDGLDESNSNARSRAIVLHSYYCIPDHESNNPACLSFGCPMLSKNAFNKTATYIDQSEQPVILYAFY from the coding sequence ATGATGAAACCTTTTATTTTTTTATTTTTTCTTATTATTTCCTGTTCAAAATTTGAGTCTCAGGCTAGTCATGCTATTGATTATTTGCCAAAATCAAGAATTCTGGAAATCAAGAACTATATTAAAGGTAAGGATTACAATCAGGATTTAGCCGTTTTTATCAATTTCAAAATTCACTCAGGAAAGTACAGGTATTTCGTTTATGATCTGAAGAACGATAAGGTACTGCAAAAAGCAATTGTTGCTCATGGTGACGGTTCGGTTATTAAAAACTCACAAAGCCTTCAATTTAGCAATACAGATGGTTCTCATCAGTCATCTTTAGGAAAATACGAAATAAAGGAAAGTTATACTGGAAAATTTGGTAAAGCTTACCGACTGGACGGTTTGGATGAAAGCAATAGTAATGCAAGATCAAGAGCCATTGTTCTTCATTCTTACTACTGCATTCCGGATCATGAATCTAACAACCCTGCCTGTTTAAGTTTTGGCTGTCCGATGCTTTCAAAAAATGCGTTTAATAAAACTGCCACATACATCGATCAGTCAGAACAACCGGTTATTTTGTATGCTTTTTACTAA
- a CDS encoding ABC transporter ATP-binding protein, giving the protein MIKARNIHKSYGNLEVLKGVDIHIKVGEVVSIVGESGAGKSTLLQILGTLDLPTNSKGFDTEITIAGESFINMNDKQLSKFRNQNIGFVFQFHQLLPEFTALENVLLPTKIAGASEKEAIEKAYALFEDLKIEQRLHHKPNQLSGGEAQRVAVARALINSPKIIFADEPTGNLDSKNADDLHRLFFDLRDKYNQTFVIVTHNPGLAEITDRKLVMKDGMIIE; this is encoded by the coding sequence ATGATTAAAGCAAGAAATATCCATAAATCATATGGAAATTTAGAAGTATTAAAGGGAGTTGATATCCATATAAAAGTTGGAGAAGTTGTTTCTATTGTTGGAGAATCGGGAGCCGGAAAATCTACACTTTTGCAGATTTTAGGAACCTTGGATCTTCCTACCAATTCGAAAGGTTTTGATACGGAAATAACGATTGCTGGGGAGTCTTTTATTAATATGAATGATAAACAGCTTTCTAAATTCAGAAACCAAAATATTGGTTTTGTTTTTCAGTTTCACCAATTGCTTCCTGAATTTACGGCTTTGGAAAATGTGTTGCTTCCTACAAAAATTGCAGGCGCCAGTGAAAAAGAAGCGATAGAGAAAGCCTATGCTTTATTTGAAGATTTGAAAATAGAGCAGAGGTTACATCATAAACCCAATCAATTATCTGGAGGTGAAGCACAGAGGGTAGCTGTAGCAAGGGCTTTAATCAATTCCCCGAAAATTATTTTTGCAGATGAGCCTACAGGGAATTTAGATTCAAAAAATGCGGATGATCTTCACCGTCTTTTTTTTGATTTAAGAGATAAATATAACCAGACTTTCGTGATTGTAACCCATAATCCCGGTCTTGCTGAGATTACCGACAGAAAATTAGTGATGAAAGACGGAATGATTATCGAATAA